The following proteins come from a genomic window of Pseudochaenichthys georgianus chromosome 17, fPseGeo1.2, whole genome shotgun sequence:
- the camk2n1a gene encoding calcium/calmodulin-dependent protein kinase II inhibitor 1a — protein sequence MSEVLPYNEGKMSGYGADSEVSQMSFSCGLQDTSAFFAGSQAKRPPKLGQIGRAKRVVIEDDRIDEVLKGMSDKSDPGV from the exons ATGTCCGAGGTGCTGCCATACAACGAGGGGAAAATGAGCGGCTACGGGGCGGACAGCGAGGTCAGTCAGATGTCCTTTAGCTGCGGACTGCAGGACACGAGCGCCTTTTTCGCTGGGTCGCAGGCGAAAAGACCCCCAAAGCTTGGACAGATCGGAAGAGCCAAGCGAG TGGTCATCGAGGATGACCGAATAGACGAGGTCCTGAAGGGGATGTCAGACAAGTCTGATCCCGGCGTTTAA